A region from the Actinoplanes sp. OR16 genome encodes:
- a CDS encoding nitrate- and nitrite sensing domain-containing protein yields MRSRNWSIRSKITAMVAVPLVALFALWMFATAVTAGPALNLLEARDAVHKLGNPGLQLIAQLQRERHFSTIYVSASKPAAGDLTRERAATDQAVATFRQAVSEADLTDTVRVRVDELVALLDDLPDMRKRVDDRLNKDMLPVVRDFNAVVDAAFEVSGSAAIFFHERVDREVRGLIDALRGLEHLSRVDAMLAGANAAGYINAIDRGVLIEDVSNSRYLLRSGVANMPEASRGDYSRLVTSSTFVNLDIMQNSLIGESYAGGPPPVSGESWQPIYDRTNAQLSDFVLGGVDKVAEDATPLAVSVLLWLGIAGLLGLAAFVLSIFVSVRFGRSIVGRLIRLRREALEMASERLPSVVRRLQRGEAVDVDVETPPLEYGADEIGQLGHAFNDVQRTAVRSAVDEANVRRGINEVFLNIARRSQTLLHRQLSLLDRMERRETEPQELEDLYRVDHLATRMRRHAEDLVILAGAAPGRGWRNPVPVIDVVRGAISEVEDYKRVDIRTITSSAVYGRAVGDVIHLLAELIENAASFSPPHARVQVVGQVLPNGYAIEIEDRGLGMAPEAIEEVNRRLAEPPDFDPTDSARLGLFVVAQLAARHQIRVSLRASAYGGITAIILLPGDLVTSAPPLPAGPGGGSPAKGAPKGGWDAPLVGSGSDDPARQSLAELQWQGSEELREVTVAGRRSPAETTALTEDPGGPAPSLVADELSAEGLVQRRRVRRKPNAVPEMPEDAGTAARAVPRNSAPAAVPEAKAPAAVPEARPLPQVPAQRQPSILEGDETLDDDPTEGLPKRVRQASLAPQLRQPVVERVSTAPERSPEQVRTLMSALQLGTNRGRVDAARSEAVVTELEQSNPDDTVSFPALVDVAAARDNASSGTEVGAVGDRASGSGENLSLEKDA; encoded by the coding sequence ATGAGAAGCCGCAACTGGTCGATCCGTTCGAAGATCACCGCGATGGTCGCGGTGCCTCTCGTCGCGCTCTTCGCACTGTGGATGTTCGCGACCGCGGTGACCGCCGGTCCGGCGCTCAATCTGCTCGAGGCCCGCGACGCCGTGCACAAGCTCGGCAACCCGGGACTGCAGCTGATCGCCCAGCTCCAGCGCGAGCGGCACTTCTCCACGATCTACGTGTCGGCCTCGAAGCCGGCGGCCGGCGATCTCACCCGGGAGCGGGCGGCGACCGACCAGGCCGTCGCCACGTTCCGCCAGGCGGTGTCCGAGGCCGACCTCACCGACACGGTCCGCGTCCGGGTCGACGAGTTGGTCGCCCTGCTCGACGATCTGCCGGACATGCGGAAGCGCGTCGACGACCGGTTGAACAAGGACATGCTGCCGGTGGTGCGCGACTTCAACGCGGTGGTCGACGCGGCGTTCGAGGTGTCCGGATCGGCCGCGATCTTCTTCCACGAGCGGGTGGACCGCGAGGTCCGCGGCCTGATCGACGCGCTGCGCGGCCTGGAGCACCTGAGCCGGGTCGACGCGATGCTCGCCGGGGCGAACGCGGCCGGCTACATCAACGCGATCGACCGCGGCGTCCTGATCGAGGACGTCAGCAACTCGCGGTACCTGCTCCGATCCGGTGTCGCGAACATGCCGGAGGCGTCCCGCGGCGACTACTCCCGGCTCGTCACCAGCTCGACCTTCGTCAACCTCGACATCATGCAGAACTCGCTGATCGGCGAGAGCTACGCCGGTGGTCCGCCGCCGGTCAGCGGGGAGAGCTGGCAGCCCATCTATGACCGGACGAACGCCCAGCTCAGCGATTTCGTGCTGGGCGGTGTCGACAAGGTCGCCGAGGACGCCACGCCGCTGGCCGTCAGCGTCCTGCTCTGGCTCGGCATCGCCGGTCTGCTCGGTCTGGCCGCCTTCGTGCTGTCCATCTTCGTCTCGGTCCGGTTCGGCCGGTCGATCGTCGGCCGTCTGATCCGGCTGCGCCGCGAGGCTCTGGAGATGGCGTCGGAGAGGCTTCCTTCGGTCGTACGCCGCCTGCAGCGTGGCGAGGCCGTCGACGTCGACGTCGAGACCCCTCCGCTGGAGTACGGCGCGGACGAGATCGGCCAGCTCGGACATGCCTTCAACGATGTGCAGCGTACGGCCGTCCGCTCCGCCGTCGACGAGGCGAACGTGCGCCGCGGCATCAACGAGGTGTTCCTCAACATCGCCCGGCGCAGCCAGACCCTGCTGCATCGTCAGCTCTCGCTGCTGGACCGGATGGAGCGCCGGGAGACCGAGCCGCAGGAGCTGGAAGACCTGTACCGCGTCGACCACCTCGCGACCCGGATGCGGCGGCACGCCGAGGACCTGGTCATCCTGGCCGGCGCGGCGCCGGGCCGCGGCTGGCGCAACCCGGTCCCGGTGATCGACGTCGTCCGTGGCGCGATCAGTGAGGTCGAGGACTACAAGCGGGTCGACATCCGGACCATCACCTCCTCGGCGGTCTACGGCCGCGCGGTCGGCGACGTGATCCACCTGCTCGCCGAACTGATCGAGAACGCCGCGTCGTTCTCCCCGCCGCACGCCCGGGTGCAGGTGGTCGGCCAGGTGCTGCCGAACGGCTACGCCATCGAGATCGAGGACCGCGGTCTCGGTATGGCGCCGGAGGCGATCGAGGAGGTCAACCGCCGCCTCGCCGAGCCGCCGGACTTCGACCCGACCGACAGCGCCCGCCTCGGCCTGTTCGTGGTGGCCCAGCTGGCCGCCCGGCATCAGATCCGGGTGTCGCTGCGGGCGTCCGCGTACGGCGGCATCACCGCGATCATCCTGCTCCCCGGTGACCTGGTCACGAGCGCCCCGCCGCTGCCGGCGGGGCCGGGCGGTGGCAGCCCGGCCAAAGGAGCACCCAAAGGAGGGTGGGACGCGCCGCTGGTCGGCTCGGGCAGCGACGACCCGGCACGGCAGTCGCTCGCCGAACTCCAGTGGCAGGGCAGCGAGGAACTGCGAGAGGTCACGGTGGCCGGCCGCCGGTCGCCCGCCGAAACGACGGCGCTGACCGAGGACCCGGGTGGACCGGCGCCGAGCCTGGTCGCCGACGAGCTGAGCGCCGAAGGGCTGGTGCAGCGCCGCCGGGTGCGCCGCAAGCCGAATGCGGTCCCCGAGATGCCGGAGGACGCCGGCACGGCGGCGCGCGCCGTACCGCGGAATTCGGCCCCCGCCGCAGTGCCGGAGGCGAAGGCGCCCGCCGCGGTGCCGGAGGCGAGGCCGCTGCCGCAGGTGCCCGCTCAGCGCCAGCCGTCCATTCTGGAGGGCGACGAGACCCTCGACGACGACCCGACCGAGGGTCTGCCGAAGCGGGTGCGGCAGGCGAGCCTGGCGCCGCAGCTGCGCCAGCCGGTCGTCGAGCGCGTGTCGACCGCGCCCGAACGCAGCCCGGAGCAGGTCCGTACGCTCATGAGCGCCTTGCAGCTCGGCACCAACCGCGGCCGGGTGGACGCTGCGCGCAGTGAGGCAGTGGTCACCGAACTGGAACAGTCGAACCCGGACGATACCGTCAGCTTCCCGGCCCTCGTGGATGTCGCGGCGGCCCGGGACAACGCATCATCCGGAACCGAGGTGGGCGCGGTTGGCGACCGTGCCTCCGGTTCCGGCGAGAACCTCAGCCTGGAGAAGGACGCATAG
- a CDS encoding roadblock/LC7 domain-containing protein codes for MVAQTKQSANLTWLLDDLVERVPTAEQAVVLSADGLMLGASAAMSREDAEHLSAMAAGFQSLAKGASRHFRAGQVRQTVVEMEEAFLFVTAAGQGACLAVLASADADLGLIAYEMAMLVTRVGQIMSAPERSVLAPSDAL; via the coding sequence ATAGTGGCACAGACGAAGCAGAGCGCGAACCTCACCTGGCTCCTCGACGACCTGGTCGAACGGGTGCCAACCGCGGAGCAGGCCGTGGTGCTCTCAGCCGACGGGCTGATGCTCGGCGCTTCCGCGGCGATGAGCCGTGAAGACGCCGAACACCTGTCCGCCATGGCGGCCGGCTTCCAGAGTCTGGCCAAGGGCGCGAGCCGGCACTTCCGGGCCGGCCAGGTGCGCCAGACGGTGGTGGAGATGGAGGAGGCCTTCCTCTTCGTGACGGCGGCCGGTCAGGGCGCGTGCCTTGCCGTGCTCGCGTCCGCCGACGCCGACCTGGGTCTGATCGCCTACGAGATGGCGATGCTGGTGACCCGGGTCGGACAGATCATGAGCGCGCCGGAGCGGTCGGTGCTCGCGCCGTCCGACGCTCTCTAG
- a CDS encoding DUF742 domain-containing protein gives MTGGRVAPSGGDFDLVAFVVATVPDLPIGPQLQPEHHAIVAAAWEPISVVELASQLDLSIGVVRVFLGDLRSAGLISLYEPPAATQPHDVDVLKAVVNGLRAL, from the coding sequence ATGACCGGCGGCCGGGTCGCGCCCTCGGGTGGCGACTTCGACCTGGTCGCCTTCGTCGTGGCGACCGTGCCTGACCTCCCGATCGGCCCGCAGCTGCAACCCGAACACCACGCCATCGTCGCCGCGGCCTGGGAGCCGATCTCGGTGGTGGAGCTGGCGTCGCAACTCGACCTCTCCATCGGCGTGGTCCGGGTCTTCCTCGGTGATCTACGCTCAGCGGGCCTCATCTCGCTGTACGAACCTCCCGCGGCGACGCAGCCGCATGACGTCGACGTACTCAAGGCGGTTGTCAATGGACTCCGTGCGCTCTGA
- a CDS encoding ATP/GTP-binding protein, with the protein MDSVRSDRNGGSSRIPVALKILIAGGFGAGKTTMVGSVSEIRPLQTEEVLTGAEGADDVSGVEGKTTTTVTMDFGRITITEDLQLYLFGTPGQDRFWFLWDELSQGALGAVVLADTRRLADCFPSIDYFEQRGTPFVVAVNCFDTQQRFAPDAVSRALDLDPGVPVVLFDARDQVAARNVLIELVEYVARRQLTAAGRR; encoded by the coding sequence ATGGACTCCGTGCGCTCTGACCGCAACGGCGGCTCGTCGCGCATTCCCGTCGCGCTCAAGATCCTGATAGCCGGCGGATTCGGTGCGGGCAAGACCACGATGGTCGGGTCGGTCAGCGAGATCCGCCCTCTGCAGACCGAGGAGGTTCTGACCGGGGCCGAGGGCGCGGACGACGTCTCCGGTGTGGAGGGCAAGACCACCACCACGGTCACGATGGACTTCGGCCGCATCACGATCACCGAGGACCTGCAGCTCTACCTGTTCGGCACGCCGGGGCAGGACCGGTTCTGGTTCCTCTGGGACGAGCTGTCGCAGGGGGCGCTCGGCGCGGTGGTGCTCGCCGACACCCGCCGGCTGGCCGACTGCTTCCCGTCGATCGACTACTTCGAGCAGCGGGGCACGCCGTTCGTGGTGGCGGTGAACTGCTTCGACACTCAGCAGCGGTTCGCGCCGGACGCGGTGAGCCGTGCGCTGGACCTCGACCCGGGCGTGCCGGTCGTCCTCTTCGACGCCCGTGACCAGGTCGCGGCCCGCAACGTGCTGATCGAGCTGGTGGAGTACGTCGCCCGCCGCCAGCTGACGGCGGCCGGCCGCCGCTAG
- a CDS encoding BTAD domain-containing putative transcriptional regulator, which yields MTDSLAAVPLRFEILGPVRAFRGAERVDLGPAKQRAVLAVLLLNPGKPVPVHRIVDAVWGDDPPENGPNVVQKYVAGLRRALEPDRSPRTPGELLALTDGGYVLHSSALDAGEFRSRLARADAERQAGNPAAAAGTARDALALWHGEALGGLTGPIFEAARSRLAEEQATAWELWAEAALAQGVDSGLVSELSRLVEQFPLREGLRAHLMIALQRSGRQAEALAVFRDAREYFLDQLGAEPGERLQEAHRRVLRDEAVYAEAVDPWAGKDVTPQVTVVPMPAFPPTSPAPAPAPSPPGGPQPFLLAPVRHREVRWPEVTAAALLPLVVCTFGSWIWFAWAASQRRTRHELIAAIGYFAAFIGVVVLLAIDPTAVDSPQLSRAENTGLLCAAILSLTASAHGAILASHTGDNRQARTRRELARQFAAVDPAGARQAGIGRPDLLRAFDDGGLLDLNHAPAQEIARLRGVGPAEAQRIVHDRHERGPYRQPADLVDRGLLTASALRRIEPYLICL from the coding sequence GTGACTGACAGCCTCGCTGCCGTCCCGCTGCGGTTCGAGATCCTCGGTCCGGTGCGGGCCTTCCGGGGCGCCGAGCGCGTCGACCTCGGGCCCGCCAAACAACGCGCGGTCCTCGCCGTCCTGCTGCTGAACCCGGGCAAGCCGGTCCCGGTCCACCGGATCGTCGACGCGGTCTGGGGCGACGACCCGCCGGAGAACGGCCCGAACGTGGTGCAGAAGTACGTGGCCGGGCTGCGCCGCGCTCTCGAACCGGACCGCTCCCCGCGCACCCCCGGCGAACTGCTCGCGCTCACCGACGGCGGCTACGTCCTGCACAGCAGCGCCCTCGACGCCGGCGAGTTCCGCAGCCGGCTGGCCCGTGCCGACGCCGAACGCCAGGCCGGCAACCCGGCCGCTGCCGCCGGGACGGCCCGCGACGCCCTCGCGCTCTGGCACGGCGAGGCGCTCGGCGGGCTGACCGGCCCGATCTTCGAGGCGGCCCGGAGCCGGCTCGCCGAGGAACAGGCCACCGCCTGGGAGCTGTGGGCCGAGGCCGCGCTGGCTCAGGGCGTGGACAGCGGGCTGGTATCCGAGCTGAGCCGGCTCGTCGAGCAGTTCCCGCTCCGCGAGGGCCTGCGCGCCCATCTCATGATCGCGTTGCAGCGGTCCGGGCGGCAGGCCGAGGCCCTCGCCGTCTTCCGGGACGCCCGGGAATACTTCCTCGACCAGCTCGGCGCGGAACCCGGCGAACGGCTGCAGGAGGCGCACCGGCGGGTTCTGCGGGACGAGGCCGTCTACGCCGAGGCGGTGGACCCGTGGGCCGGCAAGGACGTCACGCCGCAGGTCACCGTCGTACCGATGCCGGCTTTCCCGCCCACCTCGCCGGCGCCCGCGCCCGCGCCTTCCCCTCCCGGTGGACCGCAGCCCTTCCTGCTGGCGCCGGTCCGGCATCGGGAGGTCCGCTGGCCCGAGGTGACCGCCGCCGCCCTGCTCCCGCTCGTGGTCTGCACCTTCGGCAGCTGGATCTGGTTCGCCTGGGCCGCCTCGCAGCGCCGGACCCGGCACGAGCTGATCGCCGCGATCGGCTACTTCGCCGCCTTCATCGGAGTCGTCGTCCTGCTCGCGATCGACCCCACCGCCGTCGACAGCCCGCAGCTGAGCCGGGCCGAGAACACCGGGCTGCTCTGCGCCGCGATCCTCTCCCTCACCGCGTCGGCGCACGGCGCGATCCTCGCCTCCCACACCGGCGACAACCGGCAGGCGCGGACCCGGCGGGAGCTGGCCCGCCAGTTCGCGGCGGTCGACCCGGCCGGCGCACGGCAGGCCGGGATCGGACGGCCGGACCTGCTGCGGGCGTTCGACGACGGCGGGCTGCTCGACCTCAACCACGCGCCGGCGCAGGAGATCGCCCGGCTGCGCGGGGTCGGACCGGCCGAAGCACAGCGCATCGTCCACGACCGGCACGAGCGGGGGCCGTACCGGCAGCCCGCGGACCTGGTGGACCGCGGACTGCTCACGGCGTCGGCGCTGCGCAGGATCGAGCCGTACTTGATCTGCCTCTAG
- a CDS encoding LacI family DNA-binding transcriptional regulator translates to MPRVTLQTIADRVGVSRMTVSNAFSRPDQLSPALRERILGTARDLGYAGPHPTARALAKGTTGAVGVLLTDSLRHAFTDQVAGAFLAAIAEELAPTGLAITLLTSWGTGDVVPARDVAIDGALVYSCDPTSPAVSWLRRRNLPLVFVDQDPVDDAPSVNIADRSGARAAAQHLLDLGHRRIAIATSGANPPHGVIADPSTLVEAHASRQRRLGWSDVLEPAGVKPALLRHPLDRIDLVRRDARAILSPPDRPTAFLCFSDTTAVGVRQAAEDLGLRVPEDLSIVGFDDGPIAGQMQPPLTTVRQDVVAKGRAAAAALTAEIRRSRGDAAGPVEHVVLPASLVIRESSGPAPRTPV, encoded by the coding sequence ATGCCCAGGGTGACGCTGCAGACCATCGCGGATCGGGTCGGCGTCAGCCGGATGACGGTGTCGAACGCGTTCTCCCGCCCCGATCAGCTCTCCCCCGCCCTCCGCGAGCGCATCCTCGGCACCGCGCGGGATCTGGGCTACGCCGGTCCGCACCCCACCGCCCGGGCGCTGGCCAAGGGCACCACCGGCGCGGTCGGGGTGCTGCTCACCGACTCGCTGCGGCACGCCTTCACCGACCAGGTGGCCGGAGCCTTCCTGGCCGCCATCGCCGAGGAGCTGGCGCCGACCGGGCTGGCGATCACGCTGCTCACCTCGTGGGGCACCGGCGATGTGGTGCCGGCCCGGGACGTCGCGATCGACGGCGCGCTGGTCTACTCCTGCGATCCGACCTCGCCGGCCGTCTCCTGGCTGCGCCGCCGCAACCTGCCGCTGGTCTTCGTCGACCAGGATCCGGTGGACGACGCGCCGAGCGTGAACATCGCCGACCGGTCCGGCGCCCGGGCCGCCGCCCAGCACCTGCTCGATCTCGGCCACCGCCGGATCGCGATCGCCACCAGCGGCGCCAATCCCCCGCACGGCGTCATCGCCGACCCGTCCACGCTCGTCGAGGCGCACGCCTCCCGCCAGCGCCGGCTCGGCTGGTCCGACGTCCTGGAACCCGCGGGGGTCAAGCCGGCGCTGCTCCGTCACCCTCTGGATCGGATCGATCTCGTACGCCGGGACGCCCGCGCGATCCTGTCCCCGCCGGACCGGCCCACCGCGTTCCTGTGCTTCTCCGACACCACAGCGGTCGGCGTCCGGCAGGCGGCCGAGGACCTCGGACTGCGCGTACCGGAGGATCTGTCGATCGTCGGTTTCGACGACGGGCCGATCGCCGGGCAGATGCAGCCGCCGCTGACCACCGTGCGGCAGGACGTCGTGGCGAAAGGCCGGGCCGCCGCGGCCGCCCTGACCGCGGAGATCCGGCGGTCGCGGGGCGATGCGGCGGGCCCGGTGGAGCACGTCGTCCTCCCTGCCTCGCTGGTGATCCGGGAGAGCAGCGGGCCGGCGCCCCGGACCCCCGTCTGA
- a CDS encoding lactonase family protein → MGSSAEYVFVGCYTGDKGGEGDGITLLRRDPATGDLTRLGLAARTPSPSFLAQHPTLPVLYAVNELHEGTITAFAVAPDCSLIPLTTQKTGGADPCHLAVTADGRHLVAANYGGGSVAVFPLDADGVPGRRSDLVQLQGSGPNTERQESPHAHQVLPDPNGADVLISDLGSDRVWRSRLDPNSGRLGPVGVAVEAKPGTGPRHMARGPRGTLLLAGELTGDVTWYHPTGGPALTPAGAAESSGLPGPVYPSEIAIRTDGRFVYVANRGPDTVSAFSWDGETAELIAEVPTGGVWPRHMILLGDHLYVANQRSHNVTVFRIDPDTGIPGPQGDPTGEPSPTCLLRWNPPVIRP, encoded by the coding sequence ATGGGTTCCAGCGCTGAATACGTCTTCGTCGGCTGTTACACCGGTGACAAGGGAGGCGAGGGTGACGGCATCACGCTGCTCCGCCGCGACCCGGCCACCGGTGACCTGACCCGGCTCGGTCTGGCCGCGCGTACCCCGTCGCCGTCCTTCCTCGCCCAGCACCCCACCCTCCCGGTGCTGTACGCGGTGAACGAGCTGCACGAGGGCACGATCACCGCGTTCGCCGTCGCGCCGGACTGCTCGCTGATCCCGCTCACCACCCAGAAGACGGGTGGCGCCGACCCGTGCCACCTCGCGGTGACCGCCGATGGCAGGCACCTCGTGGCCGCGAACTACGGCGGCGGCTCGGTCGCGGTCTTCCCGCTCGACGCCGACGGCGTGCCGGGCCGGCGCAGTGACCTCGTCCAGCTCCAGGGCTCCGGCCCGAACACGGAGCGTCAGGAGTCGCCGCACGCCCACCAGGTCCTGCCCGACCCGAACGGCGCCGACGTGCTCATCTCCGACCTCGGCTCGGACCGGGTGTGGCGCAGCCGGCTGGACCCGAACTCCGGGCGGCTCGGCCCGGTCGGGGTGGCGGTCGAGGCGAAGCCGGGCACCGGACCGCGGCACATGGCCCGCGGCCCGCGTGGCACGCTGCTGCTCGCCGGCGAGCTCACCGGGGACGTGACCTGGTACCACCCGACCGGTGGACCGGCGCTCACGCCGGCCGGCGCCGCCGAGTCGAGCGGCCTCCCCGGACCGGTTTATCCATCGGAGATCGCCATTCGCACCGACGGCAGGTTCGTCTATGTGGCGAACCGGGGGCCGGACACCGTCTCGGCGTTCTCCTGGGACGGCGAGACGGCCGAGTTGATCGCCGAGGTGCCGACCGGAGGAGTGTGGCCGCGGCACATGATCTTGCTCGGAGATCACCTCTACGTAGCCAATCAGCGTTCACACAACGTGACCGTTTTCCGCATCGACCCGGACACCGGAATTCCCGGTCCGCAAGGCGATCCGACCGGCGAGCCGAGCCCCACCTGCCTGTTGCGCTGGAATCCTCCGGTGATCAGGCCATAG
- a CDS encoding VWA domain-containing protein, giving the protein MAIVVVIAGTWLGYQQLADSGCTGSVRLSVAAAPEIAPAVEQIASQWITGGAEVSGTCVAVDVTEATPADIAGAVSREHNVALAGLGTAPETVAVPDVWLPDSSTWLLRLQQEASGFKPTKISSVAQSPIVLAVPEPIAKTFGWPDKKMSWDQLLSQFGTDGTLQVGIVDPTRDAAGLNSLLAIGAIAGSGQEGLLKKTQALTALSENDSSLREELLQQFPKSTDANDLGTSLQAAPLSEEDVVAYNAQRPAVQLSAIYMEPSPTPLDYPYSIMPQVVDTAKAAAADGLLAQLSSAAFKDSLAAVGLRAPDGTYGAAFQAPVGAPAASPAVKSSGGADGGKAASGVSGNDLSRAVGSWVATTLPGRVLAVFDVSGSMGKAVPTAGGATRAQVTQAAARGGLSLFNNKWAVGVWRFSTNLDGSKPYKQLVPITPLTSGRPQLEASIGELNPVPAGDTGLYDTVLAAYQEVQKNWKAGRSNSVILFTDGKNENADGLGQDEFLDKLKKAQDPKKPVRLVLIGIGNEVDKGELDTISKTVKGSGVFIAEDPARISDIFLEAIGTRTGAS; this is encoded by the coding sequence ATGGCGATAGTCGTCGTAATTGCGGGGACGTGGCTCGGTTATCAGCAGTTGGCGGACTCCGGTTGTACCGGGTCCGTGCGACTGTCGGTCGCCGCCGCTCCCGAAATCGCGCCCGCCGTCGAGCAGATCGCCTCGCAATGGATCACGGGCGGTGCGGAGGTCTCCGGGACCTGCGTCGCCGTCGACGTGACCGAGGCGACCCCAGCCGACATCGCCGGCGCGGTCTCCCGTGAGCACAACGTGGCCCTCGCCGGCCTGGGCACCGCGCCCGAGACGGTGGCGGTCCCCGACGTCTGGCTCCCGGACTCGTCGACCTGGCTGCTCCGCCTCCAGCAGGAGGCCTCGGGCTTCAAGCCGACCAAGATCTCCTCGGTCGCGCAGAGCCCGATCGTGCTGGCGGTGCCCGAGCCGATCGCGAAGACGTTCGGCTGGCCGGACAAGAAGATGAGCTGGGACCAGCTGCTCTCCCAGTTCGGCACGGACGGCACGCTGCAGGTCGGCATCGTCGACCCGACGCGCGACGCGGCCGGGCTCAACAGCCTTCTCGCGATCGGCGCGATCGCCGGCAGCGGCCAGGAGGGCCTGCTCAAGAAGACGCAGGCGCTCACCGCGCTCTCCGAGAACGACTCGTCGCTGCGCGAGGAGCTCCTCCAGCAGTTCCCGAAGTCGACCGACGCGAACGACCTGGGCACCAGCCTGCAGGCCGCGCCGCTGTCCGAGGAGGACGTGGTGGCGTACAACGCCCAGCGTCCCGCCGTGCAGCTCAGTGCGATCTACATGGAGCCGTCGCCGACGCCGCTCGACTACCCCTACTCGATCATGCCGCAGGTGGTGGACACGGCGAAGGCCGCCGCCGCCGACGGCCTGCTCGCCCAGCTGTCCAGCGCCGCTTTCAAGGACAGCCTCGCGGCGGTCGGGCTGCGGGCGCCGGACGGCACCTACGGCGCGGCCTTCCAGGCACCGGTCGGCGCCCCGGCCGCCTCTCCCGCGGTGAAGTCCTCGGGCGGCGCCGACGGCGGCAAGGCCGCCTCCGGTGTGAGCGGCAACGACCTGAGCCGCGCGGTCGGCTCCTGGGTGGCGACCACGCTGCCCGGCCGGGTGCTCGCGGTCTTCGACGTCTCCGGCTCGATGGGCAAGGCGGTGCCGACGGCGGGTGGCGCGACCCGGGCCCAGGTGACCCAGGCGGCGGCACGCGGCGGTCTGTCCCTCTTCAACAACAAGTGGGCGGTCGGCGTCTGGCGGTTTTCCACGAACCTCGACGGTTCCAAGCCCTACAAGCAGCTCGTGCCGATCACGCCGCTGACCTCGGGCCGGCCGCAGCTCGAAGCGTCGATCGGCGAACTCAATCCGGTCCCCGCCGGCGACACCGGTCTCTACGACACGGTTCTGGCGGCGTACCAGGAGGTCCAGAAGAACTGGAAGGCCGGCCGTTCCAACTCGGTCATCCTCTTCACCGACGGCAAGAATGAGAACGCCGACGGCCTCGGCCAGGACGAGTTCTTGGACAAGCTGAAGAAGGCCCAGGACCCGAAGAAGCCGGTCCGCCTCGTGCTGATCGGTATCGGCAACGAGGTCGACAAGGGAGAGCTCGACACGATCTCGAAGACGGTCAAGGGCAGCGGCGTCTTCATCGCCGAGGACCCGGCCCGGATCAGCGACATCTTCCTCGAGGCGATCGGAACGCGCACCGGCGCGAGCTGA
- a CDS encoding ROK family protein → MTTRSSAPVRQSSVRAHNLALVLHTVANSTDRLSRAGVAAATGLTRATVSALVDDLVAGGLLAELDPPPRTGAGRPAVGLAISAAGPAGLGFEINIDYLAACVVDLTGAVRQRFVEHADQRPAGSQVSLAALGRLAARARLAAEADGLTVAGAALAVPGLVAGDGLIRVAPNLGWQDVDAPALLRSVPELADLPISVDNEANLAALGELRVTGGDPTFLYVSGEIGIGAGLVLDGELYRGVRGWSGEIGHVTVFPDGRPCRCGARGCLEQYAGQEALAGDEPLAASALGIALAAVVNLLDVPVIVLGGAYAPLFAELQPGIEEELSRRVLTSGLAPVVLRPAALGADAAMRGAADTVIRAVRDDPAAWLRR, encoded by the coding sequence ATGACCACTCGTTCCAGCGCCCCCGTCCGGCAGTCGAGCGTGCGAGCCCATAATCTCGCGCTCGTGCTGCATACCGTGGCAAACAGCACAGATCGGTTATCCCGAGCGGGCGTCGCGGCCGCAACCGGGCTCACCCGGGCCACCGTCTCGGCCCTCGTCGACGACCTGGTGGCCGGTGGCCTGCTCGCCGAGCTGGACCCGCCGCCCCGCACCGGCGCCGGCCGTCCCGCGGTCGGCCTCGCGATCAGCGCCGCCGGCCCGGCCGGGCTCGGCTTCGAGATCAACATCGACTATCTGGCCGCCTGCGTGGTCGACCTCACCGGGGCGGTCCGGCAACGGTTCGTCGAGCACGCCGATCAGCGGCCGGCCGGCAGCCAGGTCTCGCTCGCCGCGCTGGGCCGGCTGGCCGCCCGGGCCCGGCTCGCCGCCGAGGCCGACGGGCTGACCGTCGCCGGCGCCGCGCTCGCCGTACCCGGCCTGGTCGCCGGCGACGGCCTGATCCGGGTCGCGCCGAACCTCGGCTGGCAGGACGTGGACGCGCCGGCGCTGCTGCGCTCGGTGCCGGAGCTGGCCGACCTGCCGATCAGCGTGGACAACGAGGCGAACCTGGCGGCGCTCGGTGAGCTGCGCGTGACCGGCGGCGACCCGACGTTCCTCTACGTCTCCGGAGAGATCGGCATCGGCGCGGGGCTGGTCCTCGACGGCGAGCTCTACCGCGGCGTGCGCGGCTGGAGCGGGGAGATCGGCCACGTCACCGTCTTCCCGGACGGCCGGCCCTGCCGGTGCGGCGCCCGCGGCTGCCTGGAGCAGTACGCCGGGCAGGAGGCGCTGGCCGGCGACGAGCCGCTCGCCGCGTCGGCCCTCGGCATCGCGCTGGCCGCCGTGGTCAACCTGCTCGACGTGCCGGTGATCGTGCTGGGTGGGGCCTACGCTCCGCTCTTCGCCGAGCTGCAGCCCGGGATCGAGGAGGAGCTGAGCCGCCGGGTGCTGACCTCGGGATTGGCGCCGGTGGTGCTGCGACCGGCAGCACTGGGCGCCGACGCGGCGATGCGCGGGGCTGCCGACACGGTGATCCGGGCCGTGCGCGACGACCCGGCCGCCTGGTTGAGGCGATAG